In Candidatus Poribacteria bacterium, the DNA window TCATCGTCTTCATCGTCATCGGGTAGGATGTCGGCTTCCGCGTCCTGTATACGCGGATTTTTTTCGTATTTGTCGATTTTCTTCAGCATATCGTCAATTTTGCCCACAGTGCGCTCAAGTGTCTCTGAGAGGGAATGTGCGGAACTCTCCAAACGCTTCAGAAAATTGGTTTGCATCATGCCAATGAGGAATCGCTCGCGATCTGCTTGGTTGAAACGGAACCTCTGTTTTTCATCTGCCAACCGTTGTTTTGCGGTTTCGCTGATGACATAACTGGACGGTTGATAGATGGAGAGTGTGAATTCGGCTATCTGATCTGCTAATGCTTTGTAGGAGAGTTCTCCTGTCAAGTCGGTTGGTGGGTGGGAGTTTTCCGGCTTCTGTGGTGTCGGGAATTCACCGATCCTGACCATTTCTTCGGCGTAGAAGGTTTTAATATGCCGTCGAGAACGAGCAATAGAGACCCCACCGAGCAGTTGGAAAAATTCGGCACCGAGAGTTTCCAGTAACTTCGCTTTGTCTTTTTTGCCGTTCTCACCGCCGTCCTCTTCCCATTTCTTAAATTCCTTTTGTGCTTGACGGAGCATTGAACCGATATTACTGATGCCTAAACTCTCCCTGAAGGCATCTTCACGCTTTTCTGTCATCAGGTAAATCTGATTACGGAGGTCAATGAGTGATGTGTTAACTGGTGTTGCTGACAGCATTAAGACCTTCGTTTTCGTGCCTTCCTTTATAACTTCTTCTAATAAACGGGAATAGCGACTGTGCCGGAAATTGCCATCTTTATCCTCACCCGATTTGGTATCATTTCGGAAATTGTGCGATTCGTCAATCACTATCATGTCGAAATTACGCCAATTGAAATTTTCCAAATTAACGCCACCAGATTCGCCACTATAGCGGGAAAGGTCGGTATGCGATAGCAGTGTGTAACCGAACTTGTCATCAAGGAATGGGTTGGTGTCTTGTGAGTTATATGCAGGATAGAGCGCCCAGTTGTCATGCAGTTTTTTGGGGCATAACACCAACACTCGTTCGTTTCGCAGTTCAAAGAACTTTATAACTGCCAGAGCCGTGTAAGTTTTTCCCAATCCTACGCTATCTGCTAAGATACAGCCGTTGTGACGTAACAGACGGGCAATCACACTTTTCACACCCTCTTTCTGAAACTCATACAACGTTTTCCAGACTTCCGTGTCATACAGATGTGTATCTTCAAGGGTTTGGTCGTTGGTTTTTCGGGTTTCAATCTCATTACGAAACAGTTCATAGAGCGTTTTGTAATAGATGAGTTCCGGGGCGTGGTCTTTACCTATCTGTCCTAACGTGGCGAGTACCTTTTCCTTGACATCTTCAACGAGTTTATCGTCGTTCCAGACTTCGTCAAACCACGCTTTCAGGTCGCGGCGGTCGCGGTTGCTATCCACTTCTAGATTGAGTTCAATATTGTTGATATCCTGCGTTAACCCTAAACCGCGCATGGTGAAGTTCGAGCTACCTATAATTGCTCTTTCAGCACCGTTATTTGTGATGTGATACATTTTCCCGTGAAGCAGGTTTGCTTCTCGTGTTGAGCGGATTTCGACCTTCTCTTTTATCCATTCAGCGCAGGCTTTTGCGATCGGTTTCTGTTGGAGTTGCTTGCTGAGTTCCAAGCCTGAATCCGTAATGCCAAACGCTTTTTTCTCGGTATTGCTCGGATCAAGACTTTTAATGAAATCCGGGTCTCCAAACAGAAAGCGGAGTTCTGCTATTTCACTTAAAGGTTTTTGCAATGCTTCAAAGGCATTGATAGTGAAATATGCGGATACAACGGAGAGGAGGGAGCCGTTCTTGATTTCTTGCGCTAAGAATTCGTAAACGTTTCCACGGCGGAGGTTGTCTCGGATACCGGATTTGAGATTTGACATTTTCGGTCCTTTGTGTGCCAAATCAACCTGATTCTGTCGCTTTTCTGCTATGAGCCAGACGCTATGCCTGCGGTGGAGCTAGCATTGCAGCGATGTCTTCTGGTGGATTAACATTACGAAGTTGTTTGAAGTTTACGACGCTTCTATTGATGTGTTGGAGTGAGCGAATACTGTCTTTTCCTATAATATTAGCAACTTTCAAGTCTAATCTTGCATTTTCCCACTGTTGCCTCTGAGACCATACCACGCCACGATTATAATATGCCTCGGCATAATCGGGATTAGATTCAATTGCTTTGTCCAAGTCATCGATGGCAAGTTCTAACTCACCTTCAGCCAAATAAGCAAGACCACGATTGTTATATACTTCGGCAAAATTTGGCTTGAGTTCTATTGCTGTGTTATAGTCTACAATAGCGCGATTATATTCACCTTTGGCATAATAAGCGTAACCGCGACCGCCATAGGCACGGGCAAACTCCGACTTGAGTTCTATCGCTTTGCCAAAGTCTTTGATGGCGAGGTTAGATTCGGCTTGTTTGTTGTAAACCACACCGCGATTGTTATACGCCTCGGCATAGTCAGGTTGCAGGTCTATCGCTTTTGTATAGTCTTCAATAGCACACTCAAATTCACCTCTGTACTCATAAGCTACACCTCGATTGCAATAAGCTTCGGCGAGAGTTGGATTTAGACGTATTGCTTGGTTATAGTCTTTAAGAGCAAGATTTATTAAACCTTTTCTTACATAAGCGTTGCCGCGGTTACTATATGCTTCGGCAAACATTGGGCGGAATTCTATTGCCTTACTGATGTCTTCAATAGCCTGCTCAACATCACCTTTAGCACGGTAGGCGTTGCCACGATTATTATAGGCTTTGGCGTGGTCGTATCTTAGTTTTATCGCTATATTATAGTCTTCAATAGCTTGGTCAAGTTCACCTTTGGCGCGGTATGTTAAGCCTCGTCCATTGTATGCTTCCGCAAGATCTGATTTGAGATGTATCGCTTTGTTGAAATCTCTGATGGCGAGGTGAAGATCACCTTTGGTGCTGTAAGCAGTGCCGCGATTGTTATAGGCATGTGCGTTATTTGGATCCAATTCTATTGCTCTATTATAGTCCGCGATCGCAAGATCAATCTCACCTTTGGCGAAGTAAGCAAGACCGCGATTTTTGTAAGATTTGGCATAATTGGGATTTAGAGTGATTGCCTCATTGTAGTCCTGAATGGCTTCATCGTACTTGTTTGCGGCTAATCGAAAATTACCTCGTTGAAAGTAATTGTGATAAACCTTTCCCGCCTCGTGCTGTCTATTTTCCATCGCTGATACCTCCGTAGTAAGGTTCGGCAAGTGTTTGATCGTATGGTTGGGCATACGTGTTTCTTTCAAAAAAACCGAGTAAGTCGGAAAATAGAGTTTTTTCTGAGATTCCCATTTTTTCTAATGCCGTTCTGATGTCTTCTTTGGCACCGTTACGAATTATGATTTCTTGATTGATCATGTCGGTATCTACTTCAGGCAAACCGAATAAAAATACAGACTGCTGCATATTCATACGTTCGGTGTCTACTGCTCGACTATCCAGAGTGGGTGACCAGAGATACCACTGAGCTTGATCCGCATCAAAAAAAGCATCCAATTCTTGCTGGAGTCTCATTTTTGTTTTTATTTCTTCAATTCTTCCACTATTGTTTTCTAACACAAGAACTTTCCCATTTGCATCTTCTCTACTATCGCAGGCGAACCAAAGTGCAACCAAAGGACTGAATGTGAAATCAAT includes these proteins:
- a CDS encoding FRG domain-containing protein, with the protein product MNTSIEISNLADYISQIDKITRSEITYLYRGQENEVWRVTSSAYRRLEKQVDADPDLLDDLFVGYVKQIVDEVQLKYPSTYRDLFPLECMAHLQHNKVSTGLIDFTFSPLVALWFACDSREDANGKVLVLENNSGRIEEIKTKMRLQQELDAFFDADQAQWYLWSPTLDSRAVDTERMNMQQSVFLFGLPEVDTDMINQEIIIRNGAKEDIRTALEKMGISEKTLFSDLLGFFERNTYAQPYDQTLAEPYYGGISDGK
- a CDS encoding ATP-dependent helicase, with translation MSNLKSGIRDNLRRGNVYEFLAQEIKNGSLLSVVSAYFTINAFEALQKPLSEIAELRFLFGDPDFIKSLDPSNTEKKAFGITDSGLELSKQLQQKPIAKACAEWIKEKVEIRSTREANLLHGKMYHITNNGAERAIIGSSNFTMRGLGLTQDINNIELNLEVDSNRDRRDLKAWFDEVWNDDKLVEDVKEKVLATLGQIGKDHAPELIYYKTLYELFRNEIETRKTNDQTLEDTHLYDTEVWKTLYEFQKEGVKSVIARLLRHNGCILADSVGLGKTYTALAVIKFFELRNERVLVLCPKKLHDNWALYPAYNSQDTNPFLDDKFGYTLLSHTDLSRYSGESGGVNLENFNWRNFDMIVIDESHNFRNDTKSGEDKDGNFRHSRYSRLLEEVIKEGTKTKVLMLSATPVNTSLIDLRNQIYLMTEKREDAFRESLGISNIGSMLRQAQKEFKKWEEDGGENGKKDKAKLLETLGAEFFQLLGGVSIARSRRHIKTFYAEEMVRIGEFPTPQKPENSHPPTDLTGELSYKALADQIAEFTLSIYQPSSYVISETAKQRLADEKQRFRFNQADRERFLIGMMQTNFLKRLESSAHSLSETLERTVGKIDDMLKKIDKYEKNPRIQDAEADILPDDDEDDEEFLVNRARNPYHLRELDHARWKKDLIKDKQTLNAAWDSVKTITPERDGKLKAIKAHIRDKALNPMTDKDGKTNPKLLVFTTFKDTAVYLYKELSDFAAELGLNMAMVSGTDTQTTCGRNNFNAILTNFAPRARGRSDSTSDDIDLLIATDCISEGQNLQDCDTVLNYDIHWNPVRIIQRFGRIDRIGSRNTTVRMINYWPTKDMEVYLRLQSRVESRMALADAAASGDDDPLNEFTYEHAQMELNFRDEQLKQLREDVLDLDDLSDGIVMSDFTFDYFFAQLLKYLERNRAELEATPKGAYAVTTNENSPTETGIIFFLRQRNALTDKEQKTPSPIYPYYTVYIRKNGDIRYGCANAKQVLDLFEAATVGKSDALPELCLQFDQETQHGKNMADYNKLLNAVITHITRSHQKTQLKNLRRGAPRGFKLPVASETPRDSSDFELVTWLIITTPQ
- a CDS encoding tetratricopeptide repeat protein codes for the protein MPNHTIKHLPNLTTEVSAMENRQHEAGKVYHNYFQRGNFRLAANKYDEAIQDYNEAITLNPNYAKSYKNRGLAYFAKGEIDLAIADYNRAIELDPNNAHAYNNRGTAYSTKGDLHLAIRDFNKAIHLKSDLAEAYNGRGLTYRAKGELDQAIEDYNIAIKLRYDHAKAYNNRGNAYRAKGDVEQAIEDISKAIEFRPMFAEAYSNRGNAYVRKGLINLALKDYNQAIRLNPTLAEAYCNRGVAYEYRGEFECAIEDYTKAIDLQPDYAEAYNNRGVVYNKQAESNLAIKDFGKAIELKSEFARAYGGRGYAYYAKGEYNRAIVDYNTAIELKPNFAEVYNNRGLAYLAEGELELAIDDLDKAIESNPDYAEAYYNRGVVWSQRQQWENARLDLKVANIIGKDSIRSLQHINRSVVNFKQLRNVNPPEDIAAMLAPPQA